From the Streptomyces sp. NBC_00390 genome, the window GGTCGGGCCGGGCAGCCGCGAGCACGGCCACGGCATCGGCACAGGCGGCCCGGGCGGTGTCGAGCTCCGGTGCGGCGCCCGAGGCCACCTCGGGCACCAGCAGCGGCGGACACGGACAGACGGCGGCGGCGACAAGCATGATCGGAGCCTAATGCGTGTCCGGCCCGGTGGACCGCGCTGCCCGCCTCGCTGCCGTCGGCGTCAGTCGCAGCCGCAGCCCGGGGCCGCAGCCGCGGGCAGCGGCTCGGGCACGCCGATCTTCGGCAGACCCAGCATCACACCGGCCGGCTTCGCCGCCTCGACCGCGTTCCGCTTCTCCCAGGCATCCCCCGCGCGGGTACGGCGCACGGACGTCGCGACACCTTCGGCCAGCAGGTGGTGCGGCGCGGCGTAGGTGATCTCGACGGTGACCACGTCTCCCGGGCGCACCTGGGCGTCCGGCTTGGTGAAGTGGACGAGGCGGTTGTCGGGGGCGCGGCCGGAGAGGCGGTGGGTGGCACCGTCCTTGCGGCCCTCACCCTCGGCGACCATGACCTCGAGCGTGCGGCCGACCTGCTTCTTGTTCTCCTCCCAGGAGATTTCCTCCTGCAGGGCGACCAAGCGCATGTACCGCTCCTGGACGACCTCCTTGGGGATCTGGCCGTCCATGGTGGCGGCCGGGGTTCCGGGACGCTTGGAGTACTGGAAGGTGAAGGCGTTCGCGAAGCGCGCCTCGCGGACCGTGTGCAGGGTCTGCTCGAAGTCCTCTTCTGTCTCGCCGGGGAAGCCCACGATGATGTCGGTGGAGATGGCGGCGTGCGGAATGGCCGCGCGCACCTTCTCGATGATCCCGAGGAAACGCTCCTGCCGGTACGAGCGGCGCATCGCCTTCAGAACCGTGTCCGAGCCGGACTGCAGCGGCATGTGCAGCTGCGGCATGACGTTCGATGTCTCTGCCATCGCGGCGATCACGTCGTCGGTGAAGTCACGCGGGTGCGGCGAAGTGAAGCGGACCCGCTCCAGGCCCTCGATCCTGCCGCAGGCGCGCAGCAGCTTGCTGAAGGCCTCACGGTCGCCGATGTCGGAGCCATAGGCGTTGACGTTCTGGCCGAGCAGCGTGATCTCGCACACGCCTTCGGCGACGAGTGCCTCGATCTCGGCCAGGATGTCGCCGGGCCTGCGGTCCTTCTCCTTGCCGCGCAGGGCAGGGACGATGCAGAAGGTGCAGGTGTTGTTGCAGCCGACGGAGATCGAGACCCAGGCGGCGTACGCGGACTCGCGGCGGGTCGGCAGCGTGGAGGGGAACGCCTCCAGCGACTCCGCGATCTCGACCTGCGCCTCTTCCTGGATACGGGCGCGCTCGAGCAGCACCGGCAGCTTGCCGATGTTGTGCGTACCGAAGACGACGTCGACCCACGGCGCCCTGGTGACGATGGTGTCGCGGTCCTTCTGGGCCAGACAGCCGCCGACCGCGATCTGCATTCCGGGGCGGGCGGCCTTCATCGGGGCGAGCCTGCCGAGATTGCCGTACAGCTTGTTGTCGGCGTTCTCCCGCACCGCGCAGGTGTTGAAGACAACAACATCTGCGTCCCCGTCGGCGCCCTCGGGCGCGCGCACGTATCCGGCGTCCTCCAGCAGGCCGGACAGCCGCTCGGAGTCGTGGACGTTCATCTGGCACCCGTAGGTGCGCACCTCGTAAGTTTTCGCACTCATCGCGCCCACCAGGGTACGGGGTCCCCGTGCCCGTACGCCTCTGCCTTCCGCTGCCCCGCGAGGATGCAGGCCCTGGCCATCACGGGGAGCGAACTGGCAGGATCGCGCCATGCTCCCCGCCTCCCGTATCAGCCGTCGCCGTGCCCTGCAGGGCTCCGCGGCCGCCCTGGTGGTCTTCGGACTGCTGCTGTGGTGGCTGCTGCCCTTCGGGCAGTCGTCGCCGAGCGGGAAGCTGACCTTCAGCACCGGTTCGCACAGCGGCGTCTACCAGCGCTACGGGGTGCTCCTGAAGGAGGCGCTGGCACAGGACATGCCGGACGTGGAGATAGCGCTGCAGACCAGCGAGGGCTCCCAGCAGAACCTGGCACGGGTCGCGTCGGGCGAGGCGGACTTCACCATCGCCACGGCGGACGCGGTCGCCAAGTACAAGCGGCAGGGGCTGCCGGGCGCCGACCGGCTGCGCGGGTGCGCGCGGCTCTACGACGACTATGTGCAGCTGATCGTGCCCAAGCGCTCCTCGATCCGCTCGGTCGGCGATCTCCGCGGCAAAGTGGTGGGCATCGGCCAGGAAGGTTCCGGAATCCGGCTGGTCGCCGACCGGATAATGAGAGCTTCGAAGATCGATCCGACGAAGGACATCACCCCTGTCCCGGCGGGTATCGACAAGACCCCGGCGCAGCTCGAGAAGGGCGAGCTCGACGCGTTCTTCTGGTCGGGCGGCCTGCCGACCAACACCGTGCAGGAGCTGTCCGAGCGCTTCGCGATCCGGCTGGTGCCGCTGACGCCCGGGCTCGTGGACAAGGTGCACGCGGCGGGCGACGCGAAGGGCGACGCGACCGGGTACTACCGCCCTGCCGTGATGCCGGCCGATGCCTATCGGCTGGCTCAGGGCGGCGTGCCGGTACCGACGATGGCGGTGCCCAACCTGCTCGTGACCACGGACCGGATGGATCCGGAGCTGACCGAGGGCTTCACCCGCACGGTGATCAGGAGCCGTGACCACATCGGCAACACGGTCCACCCGGCACAGCTGGTGGACCTGCGCACCGCGGTCTACACCGACCCTGTGCCGCTGCACGAGGGCGCCCGGCGCTACTACCGCTCCGCCAAGCCGTAGCCTTCGGCCCGCGGGGGCTGGTCAGGCGGCCGGGGACGTACGCGGGACGGTGACGGTCACCCGCAGGCCGTTCGGCTCATGGTGGGCGTACGCGATCGAGCCGCCGCCCGCCATCAGCAGCGCCCGGCTGATCGACAGTCCGAGGCCCGACCCCTTGATGTTCTGGTGGTGTCCACTGCGCCAGAAGCGGTCGCCGATGCGGGTCAGCTCCTCATCGGTCAGTCCGGGTCCGCGGTCGGTGATCACGATGCGCGACGAATCGCCGTTCGACTCGACCGAAACCCTGACCTCCTCACCCGGCGGGGTGAACTTCAGAGCGTTGTCGATCACTGCGTCCAGCGCACTGGACAGGGCGATGGGATCGGCCCAGGCGGTCATCGCGGCGATGTCGGAGGTCAGCACGACGCCCTTCTCGTCGGCGAGCGGCCGCCAGGCGGCGACCCGTTCGCCCGTCAGCTCTCCTATGTCGGTCAGCTGGAGAACGGCGGAGGCGTGCTCCGCCAGTGCCAGGTCCAGCAGGTCGTCGAGGACCTGGGCCAAGCGCTTGCCCTCGGTGCGCACCGACGCGATCTCCTCATTGCCCTCGGGAAGTTCGAGCGCGAGGAGTTCGATGCGCAGCAGCAGTGCGGCGAGCGGATTGCGCAGTTGATGGGAGGCATCGGCGACGAACGCCCGCTGCTGCTCCAGGACCTCTTCGACGTTGTCCGCCATTTCGTTGAACGAGCGGGCCAGCCGTCTGAGTTCCGGCGGCCCGCCGGCGGCGGCGACGCGCGAGTTCAGCCGGCCCGTCGCGATGTCGTGGGTCGCCGCATCGAGGACGCGTACGGGGCGCAGCACCCAGCCAGTGAGGCGGAAGGCTGCGCCGACGGCGAGCAGCATCGCCGCGCTCTCGCCGGCGGCGATCAGCAGCCAGCCGCGCAGCACCCGCGAGCGCAGCTGGTCGGTGGGGGAGTCGGTGAGTACGACGGCGACGACGTCGCCGTCCCGTACCACCGGCGACGCCACGACGAGCCGGCCGGCCTGCTGCCATGGCCAGACCTGGGGCGGATCCTGGCTGCGCCGCCCGGTGAGAGCCTCTTCGAACGCGTTGCGCCCTTCGCCCTCCTCCGGCACCGTCAGGTACTCGGGCGCGCTCGCCATCGAGTCACGGTTGCGGTAGAAGACGCCGGCGTCGATGCCGTACGTGTCCCGGTAGCGGTTGAGCTGCTCCTGGAGCGTGGATCGCCGCTCGTCCGTCGCCGAGCTCTCGTCGGTGACAAATTGCGCGAGGGCCGCGAAGCGCACGGTGTCGTCGATGCGGTCGACGACGACGCGCTGCTGCTGCGCCGCGGCGACGCTCACCGCCAGCGGGAACCCCAGCGCGAGCAGCACACCGGCCATGAGCACGATGAGCAGCGGGAGAAGTCGGGTACGCACCGGAGCCGGAGAACCTTACGAGCCGACGGGAGGGACGAGGCGGTATCCGACACCGCGCACGGTCTCGATCAGCGCCGGCATCCGCAGCTTGGAACGCAGCGACGCCACATGCACCTCGAGCGTGCGGCCTGTGCCCTCCCAGCTGGTGCGCCACACCTCGCTGATGATCTGTTCCCGGCGGAAGACGACACCGGGCCGCTGAGCGAGCAGGGCCAGCAGGTCGAACTCCTTACGGGTGAGCTGGACGACGACACCGTCGACACTGACCCGGCGGGTGGGCAGCTCTATGGTGACCGGGCCGAGCCGCAGGGCGTCGTCCGCAGGGGTCGCCGCGGCCTCGTCACCACTCACGGTGCGCCGGCTCACGGCGTGGATACGGGCGAGCAGTTCACCGGTGTCGTACGGCTTGACGACATAGTCGTCCGCGCCGAGGTTGAGGCCGTGGATCCGGGAGCGGACGTCGGCGCGCGCCGTGACCATGATCACAGGCGTCGAGGTGAGCTTCCGTATCTTGCCGCACACCTGGTAGCCGTCCTGGTCCGGCAGGCCCAGGTCCAGCAGCACGACCCCGAAGGGCGGCTTGTCCGGGGCAGCGGTGGGCAGCACGGCGCGCAGTGCCTCCTCGCCGTTGCGGGCGTGCACGACCTGGAAACCGTGCCTGGCCAGCACGGCGGACAGGGCGGCCGCGACATGGTCGTCGTCCTCGACGAGCAGTAGTCTCATGGCCCCCCTCCAGCGTGTTTGGTCGTGTCCCCGCCATTGGTCAGTTGTACGGAGTGCACAGAGCATCAAGACCGATGCCCACCCATGGAGTCAAGTGGGTTCCTGTTGTCACCGGGTTTCCGTTACCCACCCGGTACGCCGATCACCGTCCTGTTCACGCATGGTGTCCGGTCGAAGCCGGATCGTTATCCTCAATTTCCGCTCAGATGTAATGACGCTCGTCGCACCGCCTGTCTAGGGTCCTCAGCAACCGAGGAGGACGGAGCAAGAAGCCGATGAGCGGAGTGTCAGTGACCAAGGGCGCGGAGGACGCGGTTGTCCCGGCGAGCGACCTGGTCGTGCTGAGCAACGTCAACAAGCACTTCGGCGCGCTGCATGTGCTCCAGGACATCGACCTGACCATCGCCCGTGGCGAGGTCGTGGTCGTCATCGGGCCCTCAGGGTCCGGCAAGTCCACGCTGTGCCGCACCATCAACCGCCTGGAGACGATCGACTCCGGCACCATCACGATCGACGGAAAGCCGCTGCCCCAGGAGGGCAAGGAGCTCGCGAGGCTCCGTGCCGACGTGGGCATGGTCTTCCAGTCGTTCAACCTCTTCGCGCACAAGACTGTGCTGGAGAACGTGATGCTGGGCCAGGTCAAGGTACGCAAGGCGGACAAGAAGGACGCCGAGAGCAAGGCCCGCGCCCTGCTGGACCGGGTGGGCGTCGGCACGCAGGCCGACAAGTACCCGGCGCAGCTCTCCGGCGGTCAGCAGCAACGAGTTGCGATCGCACGGGCGTTGGCCATGAACCCCAAGGTCATGCTGTTCGACGAGCCCACGTCGGCTCTCGACCCCGAGATGATCAACGAGGTTCTCGAGGTCATGCAGCAACTGGCGCGCGACGGAATGACGATGGTCGTCGTCACCCACGAAATGGGCTTCGCACGTTCCGCCGCGAACCGGGTGGTATTCATGGCCGACGGCAAGATCGTCGAGGAGGCCTCGCCCGAGGACTTCTTCAGCAGCCCGCGCAGCGACCGCGCCAAGGACTTCCTGTCGAAGATCCTGCACCACTGAGTCCGTCCCGGATCAGCCGATCACCTCATCGCGTCAACTCTTAGGGAAGTCACCATGAAGCTTCGTAAGGTCACCGCCGCTTCTGCCGCCGTGCTCTCGCTCGCCCTCGCCGCCACCGCCTGTGGCTCCGGCAAGAAGAAGGACGACGCTGCCGGCGGCGGCTCCGAGGCCGGCGGCAAGATCACGATCGGTATCAAGATCGACCAGCCGGGCATCGGCCTGAAGACCCCCGACGGCTCGTACACCGGCTTCGACGTCGACGTCGCCACGTACGTCGCCAAGGAGCTCGGCTACAAGGAGTCGGACATCGTCTTCAAGGAGACGAAGAGCGCCGACCGCGAGACGGCGATCGAGCGCGGTGACGTCAAGTTCATCGCCGCCTCCTACTCGATCAACGACGAGCGTCTGCAGAAGGTCGACTTCGCCGGCCCGTACCTGCTGGCCCACCAGGACATCCTGGTCCGCGCGGACGACGACTCCATCAAGGACCCGAAGGACCTGAACGGCAAGAAGCTGTGCTCGGTCACCGGCTCGACCTCGGCGAAGAACGTCAAGGAGAAGCTGGCCCCGAAGGCCCAGCTGCAGGAGTACGGCGGCTACTCCGAGTGCCTGACCGGCCTGGAGAACAAGGTCATCGACGCTCTGACCACGGACGACTCCATCCTCGCCGGCTACGCCGCGCAGGAGGCGTTCAAGGGCAAGTTCAAGCTCGCCGGCTTCCGGATGAGCAACGAGAACTACGGCATCGGCCTGAAGAAGGGCGACGCCGACCTCAAGAAGAAGATCAACGCCGCGCTCGAGAAGATGGTCAAGGACGGCTCCTGGGACAAGGCCGTGGAGGCCAACTTCGGCCCCGCCGGCTACAAGAACGAGCCCGCGCCGAAGATCGGCAACATCGTCAAGTGACTGCAGGGCTGACGAGGCGCGCCGCCGCTGACGGCGGCGGCGCGCCCGGCCCTTCCCACACGCACACGCGGAAGCGCGGGAGATCGTGTTCGATTTTCTTGATATGAACGAGCTGCTGGGGGCGTTCTGGGTGACGGTGAAGCTCACCGTCTACTCGGCCCTCGGCTCCCTGATATGGGGAACAATGCTGGCCGGCATGCGGGTGGGGCCGATCCCGCTCATGCGGGGTTTCGGCACGGTCTACGTGAACGTGGTCCGTAACATCCCGCTCACCGTGATCATCGTCTTCACGTCGCTGGGCCTCTACTCGACCCTGGGAATCGCCCTGGGCGGCGACACCATCCCGGTGATCAACTTCCGGCTGGCGGTACTGGGCTTGATCGCCTATACGTCTGCCTTCGTGTGCGAGGCGCTGCGATCCGGCATCAACACGGTGCCCGTCGGACAGGCGGAGGCCGCGCGTGCGCTCGGTCTGAGCTTCACACAGGTGCTGCGGCTGATAGTCCTCCCGCAGGCCTTCCGCTCGGTCGTCAATCCGATGGCCAACGTGCTGATCGCGCTGACGAAGAACACCACTGTGGCCTCGGCCATCGGTGTCGCCGAGGCCGCGTACCTGATGAAGGGCTTGATCGAGGAATACGCCGCGCTTCTGCTGATCGCCGGCGTCTTCGCGCTCGGGTTCATCTGCCTGACACTGCCGACCGGACTGATCCTCGGCTGGGTGAGCAAGAAGGTTGCGGTGAAGCGATGACTTCCGTTCTCTACGACGCACAGGGGCCGAGCGCTAAGCGGCGCAACCTCCTCTACACGGCTCTGTTCCTGGCCGCTTCCGCGGTCGTCGTGTGGTGGGTCTACGACGGTCTCAACTCCAAGGGCCAGCTCGACTGGGTCAAGTGGGAGCCGTTCTTCACCAGCTCCCAGCCGTATGTGACCTACATCTGGCCAGGGCTGCAGAACACCCTGACCGCCGCAGCCCTCGCTCTGGTCATCGCGCTTCCGCTCGGAGCGTTCTTCGGTATCGCCCGGCTCTCCGACCACTGGTGGGTCCGAGGCATCGCCGGCACGGTCGTGGAGTTCTTCCGCGCCATCCCGGTGCTGATCCTGATGCTGTTCGCCAACCAGGCGTACTCGGATTTCACCGACATCGACAGCGATATGCGGCCGCTGTACGCGGTGGTCACCGGCCTGGTGCTGTACAACGCCTCGGTCCTCGCGGAGATCGTCCGGGCCGGTATCCAGTCCTTGCCCACGGGCCAGACGGACGCGGCCAAGGCCATCGGCATGCGCAAGGGCCAGA encodes:
- a CDS encoding TAXI family TRAP transporter solute-binding subunit → MLPASRISRRRALQGSAAALVVFGLLLWWLLPFGQSSPSGKLTFSTGSHSGVYQRYGVLLKEALAQDMPDVEIALQTSEGSQQNLARVASGEADFTIATADAVAKYKRQGLPGADRLRGCARLYDDYVQLIVPKRSSIRSVGDLRGKVVGIGQEGSGIRLVADRIMRASKIDPTKDITPVPAGIDKTPAQLEKGELDAFFWSGGLPTNTVQELSERFAIRLVPLTPGLVDKVHAAGDAKGDATGYYRPAVMPADAYRLAQGGVPVPTMAVPNLLVTTDRMDPELTEGFTRTVIRSRDHIGNTVHPAQLVDLRTAVYTDPVPLHEGARRYYRSAKP
- the miaB gene encoding tRNA (N6-isopentenyl adenosine(37)-C2)-methylthiotransferase MiaB, with product MSAKTYEVRTYGCQMNVHDSERLSGLLEDAGYVRAPEGADGDADVVVFNTCAVRENADNKLYGNLGRLAPMKAARPGMQIAVGGCLAQKDRDTIVTRAPWVDVVFGTHNIGKLPVLLERARIQEEAQVEIAESLEAFPSTLPTRRESAYAAWVSISVGCNNTCTFCIVPALRGKEKDRRPGDILAEIEALVAEGVCEITLLGQNVNAYGSDIGDREAFSKLLRACGRIEGLERVRFTSPHPRDFTDDVIAAMAETSNVMPQLHMPLQSGSDTVLKAMRRSYRQERFLGIIEKVRAAIPHAAISTDIIVGFPGETEEDFEQTLHTVREARFANAFTFQYSKRPGTPAATMDGQIPKEVVQERYMRLVALQEEISWEENKKQVGRTLEVMVAEGEGRKDGATHRLSGRAPDNRLVHFTKPDAQVRPGDVVTVEITYAAPHHLLAEGVATSVRRTRAGDAWEKRNAVEAAKPAGVMLGLPKIGVPEPLPAAAAPGCGCD
- a CDS encoding amino acid ABC transporter ATP-binding protein — translated: MSGVSVTKGAEDAVVPASDLVVLSNVNKHFGALHVLQDIDLTIARGEVVVVIGPSGSGKSTLCRTINRLETIDSGTITIDGKPLPQEGKELARLRADVGMVFQSFNLFAHKTVLENVMLGQVKVRKADKKDAESKARALLDRVGVGTQADKYPAQLSGGQQQRVAIARALAMNPKVMLFDEPTSALDPEMINEVLEVMQQLARDGMTMVVVTHEMGFARSAANRVVFMADGKIVEEASPEDFFSSPRSDRAKDFLSKILHH
- a CDS encoding amino acid ABC transporter permease; amino-acid sequence: MTSVLYDAQGPSAKRRNLLYTALFLAASAVVVWWVYDGLNSKGQLDWVKWEPFFTSSQPYVTYIWPGLQNTLTAAALALVIALPLGAFFGIARLSDHWWVRGIAGTVVEFFRAIPVLILMLFANQAYSDFTDIDSDMRPLYAVVTGLVLYNASVLAEIVRAGIQSLPTGQTDAAKAIGMRKGQTMRYVLLPQSVTAMLPAIVSQLVVIVKDTALGGAMLTFSELLASVRPMSANYGANNIASFTVVALIFIALNFALTSFASWLERKLRRGKKSTGAVVHAGPGGGLETIGPPTIHTDDGQSG
- a CDS encoding amino acid ABC transporter permease produces the protein MFDFLDMNELLGAFWVTVKLTVYSALGSLIWGTMLAGMRVGPIPLMRGFGTVYVNVVRNIPLTVIIVFTSLGLYSTLGIALGGDTIPVINFRLAVLGLIAYTSAFVCEALRSGINTVPVGQAEAARALGLSFTQVLRLIVLPQAFRSVVNPMANVLIALTKNTTVASAIGVAEAAYLMKGLIEEYAALLLIAGVFALGFICLTLPTGLILGWVSKKVAVKR
- a CDS encoding response regulator transcription factor → MRLLLVEDDDHVAAALSAVLARHGFQVVHARNGEEALRAVLPTAAPDKPPFGVVLLDLGLPDQDGYQVCGKIRKLTSTPVIMVTARADVRSRIHGLNLGADDYVVKPYDTGELLARIHAVSRRTVSGDEAAATPADDALRLGPVTIELPTRRVSVDGVVVQLTRKEFDLLALLAQRPGVVFRREQIISEVWRTSWEGTGRTLEVHVASLRSKLRMPALIETVRGVGYRLVPPVGS
- a CDS encoding glutamate ABC transporter substrate-binding protein; the encoded protein is MKLRKVTAASAAVLSLALAATACGSGKKKDDAAGGGSEAGGKITIGIKIDQPGIGLKTPDGSYTGFDVDVATYVAKELGYKESDIVFKETKSADRETAIERGDVKFIAASYSINDERLQKVDFAGPYLLAHQDILVRADDDSIKDPKDLNGKKLCSVTGSTSAKNVKEKLAPKAQLQEYGGYSECLTGLENKVIDALTTDDSILAGYAAQEAFKGKFKLAGFRMSNENYGIGLKKGDADLKKKINAALEKMVKDGSWDKAVEANFGPAGYKNEPAPKIGNIVK
- a CDS encoding sensor histidine kinase, with product MRTRLLPLLIVLMAGVLLALGFPLAVSVAAAQQQRVVVDRIDDTVRFAALAQFVTDESSATDERRSTLQEQLNRYRDTYGIDAGVFYRNRDSMASAPEYLTVPEEGEGRNAFEEALTGRRSQDPPQVWPWQQAGRLVVASPVVRDGDVVAVVLTDSPTDQLRSRVLRGWLLIAAGESAAMLLAVGAAFRLTGWVLRPVRVLDAATHDIATGRLNSRVAAAGGPPELRRLARSFNEMADNVEEVLEQQRAFVADASHQLRNPLAALLLRIELLALELPEGNEEIASVRTEGKRLAQVLDDLLDLALAEHASAVLQLTDIGELTGERVAAWRPLADEKGVVLTSDIAAMTAWADPIALSSALDAVIDNALKFTPPGEEVRVSVESNGDSSRIVITDRGPGLTDEELTRIGDRFWRSGHHQNIKGSGLGLSISRALLMAGGGSIAYAHHEPNGLRVTVTVPRTSPAA